Proteins from a genomic interval of Zingiber officinale cultivar Zhangliang chromosome 2A, Zo_v1.1, whole genome shotgun sequence:
- the LOC122041231 gene encoding isocitrate dehydrogenase [NAD] catalytic subunit 5, mitochondrial-like has translation MALRRLVQRTLLNHSSSRLYPALGQSFSTDTSPSEPIRATLFPGDGIGPEIAESVKKVFNVAQIPIEWEEHFVGDKVDPRTESFLTWESLESVRRNRVGLKGPMATPIGKGHRSLNLTLRKELGLYANVRPCYSLPGYKTRYDNVNLVTIRENTEGEYSGLEHQVVRGVVESLKIITRQASLRVAEYAFHYAKANGRQRVSAIHKANIMRKTDGLFLKCCREVAEKYPEITYEEVIIDNCCMMLVRNPSLFDVLVMPNLYGDIISDLCAGLIGGLGLTPSCNIGEHGIALAEAVHGSAPDIAGKNLANPTALLLSSVMMLRHLNLNDKADQIHNAILNTISEGKYRTVDLGGSSSTTDFTKAVCDHL, from the exons ATGGCGCTTCGACGACTCGTGCAAAGGACCTTGCTCAACCATTCTTCGAGTCGGCTTTATCCTGCTTTGGGGCAATCGTTCTCAACTGACACCTCTCCTAGTGAACCAATTCGCGCTACTCTCTTTCCGGGTGATGGAATTGGGCCCGAAATTGCTGAATCTGTTAAGAAG GTGTTCAATGTAGCACAAATTCCAATAGAATGGGAAGAACATTTTGTGGGCGACAAAGTAGATCCAAGAACAGAGAGCTTTCTCACATGGGAAAGTCTGGAATCAGTTCGGAGAAATCGTGTTGGACTGAAAGGTCCAATGGCTACTCCTATTGGAAAAGGCCACCGCTCACTGAATCTCACCTTAAGGAAAGAACTAGGTCTCTATGCCAATGTTAGACCATGCTACAGCCTTCCAGGCTACAAAACCCGATATGATAATGTGAATCTTGTAACCATCCGTGAAAATACAGAAGGGGAATATAGTGGTCTTGAACATCAG GTTGTAAGAGGTGTTGTAGAAAGTCTGAAAATTATTACTCGACAAGCAAGTTTAAGGGTAGCAGAGTATGCTTTTCATTATGCAAAAGCAAATGGCCGTCAACGGGTGTCTGCTATACACAAAGCCAATATTATGCGGAAGACTGATGGTCTTTTTCTCAAG TGTTGCCGTGAGGTTGCAGAGAAATACCCAGAGATAACTTATGAGGAAGTCATCATCGACAACTGCTGTATGATG CTCGTGAGAAATCCTTCTCTCTTTGATGTATTGGTGATGCCCAATCTATATGGTGATATAATAAGTGATCTCTGTGCTGGCCTGATTGGAGGGCTGGGCTTAACTCCTAG TTGCAACATTGGTGAACATGGCATTGCTCTAGCAGAAGCTGTTCATGGTTCAGCTCCTGATATCGCTGGCAAG AACCTTGCAAATCCAACTGCTCTCCTACTGAGTTCGGTCATGATGCTCCGGCACCTGAACTTGAACGACAAGGCCGACCAAATCCACAATGCCATTCTCAATACCATTTCAGAAGGAAAGTACCGGACCGTTGATCTTGGCGGGAGTTCATCGACCACTGACTTCACCAAAGCAGTATGCGATCATCTCTAA